One Glycine soja cultivar W05 chromosome 2, ASM419377v2, whole genome shotgun sequence genomic region harbors:
- the LOC114370385 gene encoding metalloendoproteinase 5-MMP-like gives MTSRALRSFLFLLTLSFLFVDVSVSISFVPAAVGVIARQIPSWLRLIRTSKFFSSILNKLKSFFNMFKELKLGNIAEGVSNVKQYLDLFGYLNSTLHSNFSDEFTLDLQSAIIKYQKNFNLKVTGQIDRKTYNIISQQRCGVPDIINGTTTMNMGNSNTTPFTPWWKAGKKVLSYAVHPQNNVSDSVKVLFREAFDRWSKVTLVNFTETASFNESDVRITFLELDGKGGTVGGADRNYSLGVGSVYLDSEEEWVVRGENEEGDVDLESVVMHMIGHLLGLGHSSVEEAVMYPIVLPEKKTELSYDDMQRIHQIYHVK, from the coding sequence atgacatcaagagcactcagaAGCTTTCTCTTCCTTTTAACATTATCTTTTCTATTTGTAGACGTATCTGTATCAATATCTTTTGTACCAGCAGCCGTTGGAGTAATAGCCAGACAAATCCCGTCGTGGCTTAGACTTATCAGAACAAGTAAATTTTTTTCCAGCATCTtgaataaattgaagtcattCTTCAATATGTTCAAGGAACTAAAGCTCGGAAACATAGCCGAGGGGGTGTCTAATGTGAAACAATATTTAGACCTCTTCGGATACTTAAACTCTACGTTACATTCAAATTTCAGTGACGAATTCACCCTCGATCTCCAATCCGCAATAATCAAGTACCAGAAAAATTTCAatctcaaagtcactgggcaaATAGACAGGAAAACATATAACATCATATCACAACAACGATGCGGTGTTCCCGACATCATCAACGGCACCACCACGATGAACATGGGCAACTCCAACACGACGCCGTTTACGCCGTGGTGGAAAGCAGGGAAGAAAGTACTGAGCTATGCTGTTCACCCTCAGAACAACGTCTCTGACAGCGTCAAGGTGTTGTTCCGAGAAGCCTTCGACCGGTGGTCGAAGGTTACGTTGGTTAACTTCACGGAGACGGCGTCGTTTAATGAATCGGATGTTAGGATAACGTTTCTGGAGTTGGATGGAAAAGGTGGAACGGTGGGGGGTGCCGATAGAAACTATAGTTTGGGTGTTGGGAGCGTGTATTTGGACTCGGAGGAGGAGTGGGTGGTGCGTGGTGAGAACGAGGAGGGTGACGTGGACTTGGAATCTGTGGTGATGCACATGATTGGTCACTTGCTAGGGTTAGGGCATTCTTCTGTGGAAGAAGCTGTTATGTACCCGATCGTGTTGCCGGAAAAGAAGACGGAGTTGTCGTACGATGACATGCAGAGGATTCACCAAATATATCACgtgaaataa
- the LOC114379753 gene encoding metalloendoproteinase 5-MMP-like, producing MKPYLRSIFLLFLILLDQSISASAFFNGLLNIEKWPFSEKSLKWGKVGKETIDSINDYLKKELESPPALPKQINIEVEGLSVVKYYLSDYGYIESSGPFNNIFDQETMSAIKTYQEFSNLPVTGVPNKQLKQQMLSLRCGVPDVNIDYNFTDDNTSYPKAGHRWFPNRNLTYGFLPKNQIPDNMTKVFRDSFARWAQASGTLSLTETTYDNADIQVGFYNFTALSIEVQVYGGSLIFLQPDSSKKGVVLMDGNMGWLLPSENASLSKDDRVLDLETVAMHQIGHLLGLDHSPKEDSVMYPYILSSQSQQRKVQLSDSDKANIHLQFANSASHGGCLDVLLVTTFSLGFAYLLLLLY from the coding sequence ATGAAACCGTACCTACGTTCAATATTCCTATTATTCCTTATCCTTCTCGACCAATCCATTTCGGCGAGTGCTTTTTTTAATGGATTGCTAAACATTGAAAAGTGGCCCTTTAGCGAGAAAAGTTTGAAGTGGGGAAAGGTAGGGAAGGAGACGATAGATAGTATCAAtgactatttaaaaaaagagcTTGAGTCCCCTCCCGCACTACCGAAGCAAATCAATATTGAAGTTGAAGGCCTGTCTGTCGTCAAGTATTACTTATCTGACTACGGCTACATTGAATCCTCTGGGCCATTTAACAATATTTTCGACCAGGAAACAATGTCAGCCATTAAGACCTACCAGGAATTTTCCAATCTTCCAGTTACCGGCGTTCCGAACAAACAGCTTAAGCAGCAAATGTTGTCCCTACGATGCGGTGTCCCCGACGTTAACATCGACTACAACTTCACCGACGACAACACTTCCTATCCCAAAGCCGGACACCGCTGGTTCCCAAACAGAAACCTCACATACGGTTTTCTTCCCAAAAACCAAATCCCAGACAACATGACTAAGGTGTTCAGAGATTCCTTTGCCCGGTGGGCCCAAGCCTCGGGAACTTTGAGTCTCACGGAGACAACCTACGACAACGCCGACATCCAGGTAGGGTTCTACAACTTCACTGCCTTGAGCATTGAAGTGCAGGTGTATGGTGGCAGCCTTATATTTTTGCAACCGGATTCTAGTAAGAAAGGGGTGGTACTTATGGACGGTAACATGGGCTGGTTACTTCCAAGTGAAAACGCCTCACTGTCTAAAGATGATAGAGTTTTGGACTTGGAGACTGTGGCGATGCACCAGATAGGGCATCTACTTGGACTTGATCACTCTCCCAAAGAGGACTCTGTTATGTATCCTTACATATTGTCATCACAGTCACAGCAACGAAAGGTGCAGCTTTCCGATTCTGACAAGGCCAACATTCACCTTCAGTTTGCTAACTCTGCAAGCCACGGTGGGTGCTTGGACGTGCTTTTAGTTACTACTTTCTCTCTTGGATTTGCTTACTTACTGCTCCTTTTGTATTAG